From Solibacillus isronensis, the proteins below share one genomic window:
- a CDS encoding LysR family transcriptional regulator, translated as MELRHLEYFLMLCEEMQFTRAAERLNIAQPTLSQQIKVLENEVNTPLFNRIGKKITLTEAGQILYRQAQTIFQTLHTTKMQMQQLASLEKGILRVGALPGELTNIVSDLVLKFMHKYPHIQVTVTSGEDIHSLIKNNTIDFGFTFSPLIENYDEQFVEIPLYTEKFCYVESKDSATRLEEPVQLCHILKEPLVLFPNAHLCRRILNAAAKSDKLTVEPKFETSSIPAIFQFVEQCLGGTIVAKTLFDLHASDKLQAHIIQHPILERETLLIYQKERQQSPAFKAFLDLLKPALTNYQLSLSANSL; from the coding sequence ATGGAATTACGGCATTTAGAATACTTTTTAATGTTATGTGAGGAGATGCAATTTACTCGAGCTGCTGAACGGCTTAATATTGCACAGCCAACTTTAAGCCAGCAAATTAAAGTGCTCGAAAATGAAGTGAATACCCCGTTGTTTAACCGGATTGGTAAGAAAATCACCCTTACGGAAGCTGGTCAGATTCTTTATCGCCAAGCACAAACGATATTTCAAACATTGCATACAACTAAAATGCAAATGCAACAATTGGCTTCACTTGAAAAAGGGATTCTTCGTGTAGGCGCGTTGCCTGGTGAATTGACTAATATTGTGTCAGATTTAGTTTTAAAGTTCATGCATAAATATCCGCATATACAAGTAACGGTTACTTCCGGTGAAGATATTCATTCATTAATAAAAAACAATACCATCGATTTCGGATTTACTTTTTCACCACTAATTGAAAACTACGATGAACAGTTTGTGGAGATTCCTTTATACACTGAAAAGTTCTGCTATGTAGAAAGCAAAGACTCTGCTACACGACTTGAAGAACCCGTGCAATTGTGCCATATTTTAAAAGAACCACTTGTTTTGTTTCCAAATGCGCATCTTTGCCGGCGGATATTAAATGCTGCAGCTAAATCGGACAAATTAACGGTTGAGCCAAAGTTTGAAACTTCCAGCATTCCGGCTATTTTTCAGTTTGTCGAGCAATGCCTTGGCGGAACGATTGTAGCCAAAACATTGTTTGATTTACATGCGTCGGACAAACTGCAGGCTCATATCATTCAGCACCCTATACTGGAAAGAGAAACATTGCTGATCTATCAGAAGGAGCGCCAGCAATCACCAGCTTTTAAAGCGTTTCTTGATTTATTGAAACCTGCGCTGACAAATTATCAGTTGTCATTGTCTGCTAATTCATTGTAA
- a CDS encoding sulfurtransferase TusA family protein, with product MKKTLEVLGMVCPFPLIEAKEAIKELNTGDELEVQFDCTQGTESIPRWAAEDGHEVTNYEQLGEASWTITIKKK from the coding sequence ATGAAAAAAACATTAGAAGTATTAGGAATGGTTTGTCCGTTTCCGTTGATCGAAGCAAAAGAAGCAATTAAAGAGTTAAACACAGGTGATGAGCTGGAAGTACAATTCGATTGTACTCAAGGCACGGAATCAATTCCGCGCTGGGCAGCAGAAGACGGCCATGAAGTAACAAACTACGAGCAATTAGGCGAAGCTTCTTGGACAATTACAATTAAGAAAAAATAA
- a CDS encoding YeeE/YedE family protein: MLQMAITGILCGALLGFVMQRGRFCLTGGFRDMYIAKDNRMFYALLVAIAVQAVGVFLLIEAGAFEYTAGQFPLWATIAGAFIFGIGIIFAGGCATGTWYRAGEGLIGSWIALAFYMLMAAIMKSGPLAQFTVDARTPVVGTDSIADTFGINVWFLVIPFVALVAFIVYRELRKPRVKIPGLKPKKTGLAHILFEKRWNPYVTATLIGLIATLAWPLSAASGRIFGLGITTPSANILQFLVTGDLDIINWGVFLVMGILFGSYFAAKMSGEFRLRTPDTKTVVRSSAGGILMGFGASLAGGCSIGNGLVMTSMMTWSGWVALLFMILGTWTASYFVFVRPSKKRATARA, from the coding sequence TTGTTGCAAATGGCAATTACGGGTATCCTTTGTGGTGCTCTTTTAGGCTTTGTGATGCAACGTGGACGTTTCTGTTTAACAGGCGGTTTCCGTGATATGTACATCGCTAAAGATAATCGTATGTTTTATGCTTTACTAGTAGCCATTGCAGTTCAAGCGGTAGGTGTATTCCTACTAATTGAGGCAGGGGCGTTTGAATATACAGCAGGTCAGTTCCCATTATGGGCAACGATTGCAGGCGCATTTATTTTCGGTATCGGGATTATTTTTGCAGGCGGTTGTGCTACAGGTACTTGGTATCGTGCAGGTGAAGGCTTAATCGGAAGCTGGATAGCATTAGCATTTTACATGTTGATGGCAGCTATTATGAAGTCAGGTCCATTAGCACAATTTACAGTTGATGCACGTACACCGGTAGTAGGTACTGATTCAATTGCCGATACATTTGGCATTAATGTCTGGTTTTTAGTCATTCCATTTGTTGCATTGGTGGCGTTCATTGTTTACCGTGAATTACGCAAACCACGTGTGAAAATTCCAGGCTTGAAACCTAAGAAAACAGGCTTGGCACATATTTTATTCGAAAAACGCTGGAATCCTTATGTGACAGCAACTTTAATCGGTTTGATCGCAACATTGGCTTGGCCGTTAAGTGCGGCATCAGGACGTATTTTCGGTTTAGGGATTACAACACCTTCAGCAAATATTCTACAGTTTTTAGTAACTGGGGACTTAGACATCATTAATTGGGGAGTATTCCTTGTAATGGGTATTTTATTCGGTTCTTACTTCGCTGCTAAAATGAGCGGTGAATTCCGATTACGTACACCAGATACAAAAACAGTTGTCCGAAGCTCTGCCGGCGGTATTTTAATGGGGTTCGGCGCAAGTCTTGCAGGCGGCTGTTCAATCGGGAACGGTCTTGTAATGACATCAATGATGACTTGGTCAGGTTGGGTTGCTTTACTATTCATGATTTTGGGTACTTGGACAGCATCGTACTTCGTATTTGTGCGTCCATCAAAAAAACGTGCAACAGCGCGTGCTTAA
- a CDS encoding DUF6176 family protein: MKVELTRYRVKAGKTSKVKEWMDFLNDHMEDVLVTLEGEKMFVETIFHEHLNGEEYLYWYSVQGSGGVDVDDSTHWIDKKHLEYWEECIDENFGSIDLKTEVVMIPENVRASMN, from the coding sequence ATGAAGGTAGAGCTGACACGATATCGTGTAAAAGCCGGGAAAACTTCTAAAGTAAAAGAATGGATGGATTTTTTAAATGATCATATGGAAGATGTACTTGTAACACTTGAGGGAGAGAAAATGTTTGTGGAAACGATTTTCCACGAACATTTGAATGGTGAAGAATATTTATACTGGTATTCGGTACAAGGAAGCGGTGGGGTGGATGTAGATGATTCTACCCATTGGATTGATAAAAAGCATTTGGAATACTGGGAGGAATGCATCGATGAAAATTTTGGTTCTATCGATTTGAAAACAGAAGTCGTAATGATTCCTGAAAATGTACGGGCTAGTATGAACTGA
- a CDS encoding DUF2087 domain-containing protein gives MEIQNISTEVLIKGYEMKQERYQCLFCKQSYHLDEVFPYNNRFLTANGMIKKHIELVHISPFHALLALDKKVSGLSDVQIEMLQHFFEGKTDQEIVNDSNVSSVSSVSTVRQHRFKFREKEKQAKIFVALMQLMKNPEHYQIHKGARQVDERYSIEQKEREKVLTTYFKNGLDAGVETIPSKEKKKIIILQHILNRFDAGKHYHEKEVNEILKTVHDDFVSLRRHLIEYGFMERSDDGSEYWVK, from the coding sequence TTGGAAATTCAAAATATTTCAACGGAAGTACTTATAAAAGGATATGAAATGAAACAGGAAAGGTATCAATGTTTGTTTTGTAAACAGTCCTATCATTTAGATGAAGTCTTTCCATATAACAATCGTTTTCTGACAGCGAATGGCATGATTAAAAAACACATTGAGCTGGTACATATTTCACCATTTCACGCATTGCTTGCTTTAGATAAAAAAGTAAGCGGGTTATCAGATGTTCAAATTGAAATGTTGCAGCATTTTTTCGAAGGCAAAACCGATCAGGAAATTGTAAATGATAGCAATGTATCGAGTGTATCGAGTGTATCAACAGTTCGCCAGCACCGCTTTAAATTTCGCGAAAAGGAAAAACAGGCGAAAATTTTTGTTGCTCTCATGCAGCTAATGAAAAACCCTGAACATTATCAAATACATAAAGGGGCGAGACAAGTGGACGAACGTTATAGTATTGAACAGAAGGAACGAGAAAAAGTATTGACTACCTATTTTAAAAACGGGTTGGATGCGGGGGTTGAAACAATTCCTAGTAAGGAAAAGAAAAAGATCATTATCCTCCAGCATATTTTAAATCGTTTTGATGCAGGCAAGCACTACCATGAAAAAGAAGTAAATGAAATTTTAAAGACTGTCCACGATGATTTTGTATCACTGCGCCGTCATCTGATTGAGTATGGCTTTATGGAGCGGAGTGACGATGGTTCAGAGTACTGGGTGAAATGA
- the abc-f gene encoding ribosomal protection-like ABC-F family protein, which produces MPIELKNVSFSYDLLEEPLFKNINITIDNTWKLGLIGRNGRGKTTLLHLLQNKLPYSGTVISDEEFHYFPFAIRDPKVTTYYAINEVMPVELWKLERECQLLSLDSSLLWMPFEQLSGGEQTKVMLAAVFGEENRFLLLDEPTNHLDLKGRSIVANYLKKKKGFIVVSHDRQFIDEVVTHILAIEKNQISVYKGNFSVYEQQKKLQDEFELEQNRSLNAEINRLQKTAREKSNWAAQREKPSGNDPFGNAIAKRMNKRAKAIEKRTQEKIEDKTKLLKNIETISDLTINCQLKHRNPVLRVKNLTLGYNDRPLFQPISFEIFQGEQVAIVGPNGSGKTSLVQYLQGTFPGTVDGEMIMPQGLSTSVIRQNYEDNQGMLKDFAFEQQIDYTLFLNNLRIFGFNRDVFQVPIEKMSMGQQKKVEFSKSLGLEAEFYIWDEPLNYLDVFNHQQIEKMIAQFKPTLLFVEHDATFVKNTATKVIELLPYR; this is translated from the coding sequence ATGCCAATAGAATTGAAAAACGTATCATTTAGCTATGATTTACTCGAAGAACCATTATTTAAAAATATAAACATAACGATCGATAATACTTGGAAGCTTGGTCTAATAGGACGTAATGGTCGCGGAAAAACAACTTTACTTCATTTACTGCAAAATAAATTACCATATAGCGGAACAGTAATAAGTGATGAAGAATTTCATTATTTTCCCTTTGCCATTCGTGATCCAAAGGTTACTACGTATTATGCGATTAATGAGGTCATGCCCGTTGAGTTATGGAAGCTCGAGCGGGAATGCCAGCTTTTGTCGCTTGACTCATCGTTGTTATGGATGCCTTTTGAACAATTGTCGGGCGGCGAACAAACAAAAGTAATGCTTGCTGCTGTCTTCGGTGAAGAAAACCGTTTTCTTCTGCTTGACGAACCTACGAATCACCTCGATCTGAAAGGCCGGTCCATCGTTGCAAACTATTTAAAAAAGAAAAAAGGCTTTATCGTTGTCAGTCATGACCGTCAATTTATCGATGAAGTTGTCACACATATTTTGGCGATTGAAAAAAATCAAATTAGCGTATACAAAGGAAACTTTTCAGTTTATGAACAGCAGAAGAAGCTACAGGACGAGTTTGAACTCGAGCAAAATCGCTCATTAAACGCTGAAATCAACCGCCTGCAAAAAACGGCTCGCGAAAAGTCTAACTGGGCCGCGCAACGTGAAAAGCCTTCAGGAAATGATCCATTCGGAAATGCAATTGCAAAGCGCATGAATAAACGAGCAAAAGCAATTGAAAAACGCACACAGGAAAAAATTGAGGATAAAACGAAGCTGCTGAAAAATATTGAAACAATAAGCGATTTGACGATTAACTGCCAATTGAAGCATCGGAATCCTGTACTTCGCGTGAAAAACCTTACGTTGGGCTACAATGATCGACCTCTGTTCCAACCTATTTCATTTGAAATTTTCCAAGGGGAGCAAGTTGCCATTGTCGGTCCGAATGGCAGTGGTAAAACATCACTTGTTCAATATTTACAGGGTACATTTCCTGGTACTGTAGACGGCGAAATGATTATGCCACAAGGGTTGAGCACAAGTGTTATCCGCCAAAATTATGAGGATAATCAAGGGATGTTAAAAGACTTTGCCTTTGAGCAGCAAATCGACTACACATTATTTTTAAACAATTTGCGTATTTTCGGATTTAACCGTGATGTTTTTCAAGTACCAATTGAAAAGATGAGCATGGGTCAGCAAAAGAAAGTCGAATTTTCAAAGTCGCTCGGACTCGAAGCAGAATTTTATATTTGGGATGAACCGCTGAACTATTTAGATGTTTTTAACCATCAACAGATTGAAAAAATGATTGCTCAATTTAAACCAACTTTGTTATTTGTGGAGCATGATGCCACATTTGTAAAAAACACAGCAACGAAAGTTATTGAGCTCCTTCCTTATCGTTAA
- the glsA gene encoding glutaminase A codes for MNKLQKIYDQAKQMTAGGKVASYIPALAAANSDLFAVSLLSAEQEIELGDCTETFTLQSVVKVISFMVAANHHGIEEIMHYVDVEPTGDSFNSIVRLEGHNNKPFNPMINAGAITIASLLPGETMFEKVKSVTTYLERMIGKKVHINNEIYFSEYQSADYNRAIAYILQANGFLKSDVEEALQVYLQLCSISVDVTDLAKMAFYFATNGKDSEACCNKEVINIAKALMLTCGMYNASGKFAAFVGLPAKSGVSGAIIAVVRNGEIEQLQGPIGIGIYGPAIDQVGNSVAGIEFLMHLSKEYDLFCL; via the coding sequence ATGAACAAATTACAAAAAATTTATGATCAGGCAAAGCAAATGACAGCAGGTGGTAAGGTCGCCTCATATATACCAGCACTTGCTGCAGCAAATAGCGATTTGTTTGCGGTGAGTTTACTAAGTGCAGAACAGGAAATTGAATTAGGTGATTGTACAGAAACTTTTACACTTCAAAGTGTCGTGAAAGTAATCAGTTTTATGGTTGCTGCAAATCATCACGGTATTGAGGAAATCATGCATTATGTTGATGTGGAGCCGACAGGAGACTCATTTAACTCAATTGTGCGATTGGAAGGGCATAATAATAAGCCTTTTAACCCGATGATCAATGCAGGGGCGATAACAATTGCTTCGTTACTTCCGGGTGAGACAATGTTCGAAAAAGTGAAATCTGTGACGACTTATTTAGAACGCATGATCGGAAAGAAAGTGCATATTAATAATGAAATCTATTTTTCGGAATACCAGTCAGCTGATTATAATCGGGCAATCGCCTATATATTACAGGCGAACGGTTTCCTGAAATCTGATGTTGAGGAAGCTCTCCAAGTCTATTTACAGCTTTGCTCGATTTCAGTAGATGTGACCGACTTAGCGAAAATGGCATTTTATTTTGCGACTAATGGAAAAGATAGTGAAGCTTGCTGCAATAAAGAGGTAATTAATATTGCAAAAGCTTTAATGCTCACATGCGGCATGTACAATGCATCCGGAAAATTTGCAGCGTTTGTAGGGTTGCCGGCAAAAAGCGGTGTATCCGGTGCAATCATTGCCGTAGTCCGTAATGGTGAAATAGAACAACTGCAAGGTCCGATTGGAATTGGCATTTATGGACCAGCCATTGATCAAGTCGGCAATAGTGTAGCGGGTATCGAGTTTTTGATGCACCTGTCAAAGGAATATGATTTGTTTTGTTTATAA